In a single window of the Gemmatimonadota bacterium genome:
- the fdhF gene encoding formate dehydrogenase subunit alpha — protein sequence MIASTPARPDLGTPPAEGTARVRLTIDGIAVEAAVGTSIMRAAREAGVAVPKLCATDSLEAFGSCRLCLVQVEGRRGLPASCTTPVAEGMVVHTQTEQVARVRRSVMELYISDHPLDCLTCAANGDCELQDMAGAVGLREVRYGTAGANHLGATPDNSNPYFSFDPAKCIVCSRCVRACEEIQGTFALTIDGRGFGSTVSAGMNESFLASECVSCGACVQACPTATLIEKTVIEHGQPERTVKTTCAYCGVGCSFNAEMKGNDVVRMVPDMDGGANEGHSCVKGRFAWGYATHSDRVTTPLIREHTSDPWRVASFDEAIAFAASRFRAIQAEHGRGAIGGISSSRCTNEEVYVVQKLVRAAFANNNIDTCARVCHSPTGYGLKQTFGTSAGTQDFRSVESADVILVIGANPTDAHPVFGSRMKKRLREGAKLIVADPRRIDLVRSPHVAATHHLQLRPGTNVALINALAHVVVTEGLVNEAFVAERCDPTSFVQWRGFIAGDAQSPEATESITGVPAAEVRAAARLYATAPNGAIYYGLGVTEHSQGSTMVMGIANLAMACGQIGREGVGVNPLRGQNNVQGACDMGSFPHELPGYRHISDSTVRGSFEAAWDVPLDPEPGFRIPNMLAAAVSGQFRGLFVQGEDIAQSDPDITHVTAALGSLDCLVVQDLFLNETAKFAHVFLPGTAFLEKDGTFTNAERRINRVRPAMPPKPGLFEWEAVCRLATAMGYPMHYDSAAQIMDEIAALTPAFAGVSFAYLDEVGSVQWPCTVATPLGTPVMHADRFVRGSGRFLITQFVPTEERTTRRFPLLLTTGRVLSQYNVGTATRRTSNVVWHPRDVLEIHPADAEMRGIMDHDTVELTSRMGEILLQAHVTDRVPPGVVYTTFHYPELAANVITTEYSDWATNCPEYKVTAVEVHPIGVQSLARPATEALT from the coding sequence ATGATCGCTTCCACTCCTGCTCGGCCAGATCTCGGGACGCCGCCCGCCGAAGGCACGGCGCGCGTCCGGCTCACCATCGACGGTATCGCGGTCGAGGCGGCGGTCGGGACGTCGATCATGCGGGCCGCCCGCGAAGCCGGGGTGGCAGTGCCCAAGCTCTGCGCCACCGACTCGCTGGAGGCGTTCGGTTCCTGCCGGCTCTGCCTGGTGCAGGTGGAGGGCCGACGCGGGCTCCCCGCCTCGTGCACCACGCCGGTGGCCGAGGGCATGGTGGTGCACACGCAAACGGAGCAGGTGGCCCGGGTCCGTCGCAGCGTGATGGAACTCTACATCTCCGATCACCCGCTGGACTGCCTGACGTGCGCGGCCAACGGCGATTGCGAACTGCAGGACATGGCGGGGGCGGTTGGTTTGCGTGAGGTGCGCTACGGAACAGCGGGCGCGAATCACCTCGGCGCGACCCCCGACAACTCCAATCCCTACTTCTCGTTCGATCCGGCCAAGTGCATCGTCTGCTCGCGCTGTGTCCGTGCGTGTGAGGAGATCCAGGGGACGTTCGCCCTGACGATCGACGGCCGCGGCTTCGGGTCGACGGTGAGCGCCGGCATGAACGAGTCATTCCTCGCTTCGGAGTGCGTGTCGTGCGGCGCCTGCGTGCAGGCCTGCCCGACGGCCACGCTGATCGAGAAGACGGTGATCGAGCATGGGCAGCCGGAGCGCACGGTGAAGACCACCTGCGCCTACTGCGGCGTCGGCTGCTCGTTCAACGCGGAGATGAAGGGGAACGACGTCGTGCGGATGGTGCCCGACATGGACGGTGGCGCCAACGAGGGGCACTCCTGCGTCAAGGGACGTTTTGCCTGGGGCTACGCCACGCACAGCGATCGCGTCACCACCCCGCTGATCCGCGAGCACACCAGCGACCCGTGGCGGGTTGCGTCGTTCGACGAGGCGATCGCCTTTGCGGCGTCGCGCTTCCGGGCGATCCAGGCCGAGCACGGACGCGGCGCCATTGGTGGCATCTCGTCGTCGCGCTGCACCAACGAGGAAGTCTACGTGGTGCAGAAGCTGGTGCGCGCCGCATTCGCCAACAACAACATCGATACCTGCGCGCGCGTCTGTCATTCGCCGACCGGCTACGGCCTGAAGCAGACCTTCGGCACGTCGGCGGGGACGCAGGATTTCCGCTCGGTCGAGTCGGCCGACGTGATCCTGGTGATCGGTGCCAACCCGACCGACGCCCACCCGGTCTTCGGTTCGCGGATGAAGAAGCGGTTGCGCGAGGGGGCGAAGCTGATCGTTGCCGATCCGCGGCGCATCGACCTGGTCCGGAGTCCGCACGTCGCGGCCACCCATCACCTCCAGTTGCGCCCCGGGACGAACGTCGCGCTCATCAATGCGCTGGCGCACGTGGTGGTGACGGAGGGACTCGTCAACGAGGCGTTCGTCGCTGAGCGGTGTGACCCGACGTCATTCGTGCAATGGCGGGGCTTCATCGCCGGGGATGCGCAGTCACCGGAAGCAACCGAGTCGATCACCGGCGTGCCGGCGGCCGAGGTGCGTGCCGCCGCCCGCCTCTACGCGACGGCGCCGAACGGCGCGATCTACTATGGGCTCGGCGTCACCGAGCACAGCCAGGGCAGCACGATGGTCATGGGGATCGCCAACCTCGCGATGGCGTGCGGACAGATCGGGCGCGAGGGCGTCGGGGTGAATCCGCTTCGGGGCCAGAACAACGTCCAGGGCGCCTGCGACATGGGGTCCTTCCCGCATGAGCTGCCCGGCTATCGCCACATTTCCGATTCGACGGTCCGGGGCAGTTTCGAGGCGGCGTGGGACGTGCCACTCGACCCCGAACCGGGATTCCGCATTCCGAACATGCTGGCGGCCGCGGTCAGCGGACAGTTCCGCGGTCTCTTCGTGCAAGGCGAAGACATTGCCCAGTCCGATCCCGACATCACCCATGTCACGGCGGCCCTCGGCTCGCTCGACTGCCTGGTCGTGCAGGATCTCTTCCTGAACGAGACGGCCAAGTTCGCGCACGTCTTCCTGCCGGGCACGGCGTTCCTCGAGAAGGACGGCACCTTCACGAATGCCGAACGTCGCATCAATCGCGTCCGACCGGCGATGCCGCCGAAGCCGGGGTTGTTCGAGTGGGAGGCGGTCTGCCGCCTCGCGACGGCGATGGGGTACCCGATGCACTACGACTCGGCGGCGCAGATCATGGATGAAATCGCCGCCCTGACGCCCGCCTTCGCCGGGGTGTCCTTTGCCTACCTCGACGAGGTCGGCAGCGTGCAGTGGCCCTGCACGGTGGCGACGCCGCTGGGGACGCCGGTCATGCACGCCGACCGATTTGTGCGCGGGAGTGGTCGATTCCTGATCACCCAGTTCGTGCCGACGGAAGAACGCACCACGCGACGCTTCCCGCTGCTGCTCACCACCGGCCGCGTCCTCTCGCAGTACAACGTGGGGACCGCGACCCGACGGACCAGCAACGTCGTGTGGCATCCGCGCGATGTCCTGGAGATTCATCCGGCCGATGCCGAGATGCGCGGCATCATGGATCACGACACGGTCGAATTGACGAGCCGGATGGGCGAGATCCTGCTGCAGGCGCACGTGACGGACCGCGTGCCACCGGGGGTGGTGTACACCACGTTCCACTACCCCGAGCTCGCGGCGAACGTCATCACGACCGAGTACTCCGATTGGGCGACCAACTGCCCGGAGTACAAGGTCACGGCGGTCGAGGTCCACCCGATCGGCGTGCAGTCGCTGGCACGGCCCGCCACCGAGGCGTTGACGTGA
- a CDS encoding formate dehydrogenase: protein MTTRVFVPGDTTAWSLGADEVADAIAAEIATRGLDATVVRTGSRGLYWLEPLVEVDTPTGRLGFGPIAVDDVASLFAGGGLPTAAHPASVGLVEAIPFLADQQRMTFARAGVIDPRSLAEYRAHGGGTGLAKALVMTPRQIIEEITASGLRGRGGAAFPAGIKWQTVHDSSGERKHIVCNADEGDSGTFADRLLMEADPFQLIEGMAIAALAVGASDGVIYLRSEYPRTHALLDEVLQTAREDGMLGPNAFGPGRSFDIQLFLGAGAYICGEETALLESLEGKRGTVRPKPPLPAIRGLFADPTLVHNVLTLAAATTILAEGGNRYAAFGRDRSTGTMPFQLGGNVARGGLVELPFGVSLATVLHQFGGGSLSGRPLKAVQVGGPLGAYLPAAQWDVPLAYESYAAVGAMLGHGGIVAFDDTVDMAEQAEFAMQFCADESCGKCTPCRIGSTRGVEVIQRLRRGEQPARQLAVLHDLCEALELGSLCALGGLTPMPVRSALTHFASDFPLAAEALPR, encoded by the coding sequence GTGACGACACGCGTCTTCGTGCCGGGCGACACGACCGCGTGGTCGCTGGGTGCCGACGAAGTGGCTGATGCCATCGCGGCCGAGATCGCCACGCGCGGACTCGATGCCACGGTCGTGCGGACGGGCTCGCGCGGGCTGTACTGGCTCGAACCGTTGGTGGAGGTCGACACACCGACGGGTCGCCTGGGATTCGGACCGATCGCGGTCGATGACGTCGCCTCGCTCTTCGCGGGTGGCGGGCTCCCGACGGCCGCTCATCCCGCGTCCGTCGGCCTGGTGGAGGCGATTCCGTTCCTCGCCGATCAGCAGCGCATGACCTTCGCGCGGGCCGGCGTGATCGATCCTCGCTCCCTGGCCGAGTATCGCGCGCATGGCGGAGGCACTGGCCTCGCGAAGGCGCTGGTGATGACGCCGCGGCAGATCATCGAGGAGATCACGGCCTCGGGGCTGCGGGGCCGCGGTGGTGCCGCCTTCCCGGCAGGGATCAAGTGGCAGACGGTGCACGACAGCTCGGGCGAGCGGAAGCACATCGTCTGCAACGCGGACGAGGGCGACTCAGGCACCTTCGCCGACCGGCTGCTGATGGAGGCCGATCCCTTCCAGCTCATCGAGGGGATGGCGATCGCCGCGCTCGCGGTGGGTGCCTCCGACGGCGTGATCTACCTGCGGTCGGAATATCCGCGCACGCATGCCCTGCTGGACGAAGTGTTGCAGACGGCGCGCGAGGATGGCATGCTCGGCCCGAACGCCTTCGGCCCCGGGCGATCGTTCGACATCCAGCTCTTCCTCGGCGCCGGGGCCTACATCTGTGGCGAGGAGACGGCGCTGCTCGAGAGCCTCGAGGGAAAGCGCGGCACGGTCCGACCGAAGCCGCCGCTCCCCGCGATTCGCGGGCTCTTCGCCGACCCGACGCTGGTGCACAACGTGCTCACGCTCGCCGCCGCCACGACGATCCTCGCCGAGGGCGGCAATCGATACGCCGCCTTCGGGCGCGATCGCTCGACCGGGACGATGCCGTTCCAGTTGGGCGGCAACGTGGCACGCGGCGGGCTGGTGGAACTGCCCTTCGGCGTCTCGCTCGCGACGGTGCTTCACCAGTTCGGGGGCGGGTCGCTGAGCGGGCGGCCGCTGAAGGCGGTGCAGGTGGGCGGTCCGCTCGGCGCCTACCTCCCTGCCGCGCAGTGGGACGTGCCCCTGGCGTACGAGTCCTACGCCGCCGTTGGCGCGATGCTGGGCCATGGCGGGATCGTCGCCTTCGACGACACGGTGGACATGGCGGAACAGGCCGAGTTCGCGATGCAGTTCTGCGCCGATGAGTCGTGCGGCAAGTGCACGCCATGCCGGATCGGCTCAACCCGCGGCGTCGAAGTGATCCAGCGGCTGCGTCGCGGCGAACAGCCTGCGCGGCAGCTCGCCGTGCTGCATGACCTGTGCGAGGCGCTCGAACTCGGCTCGCTCTGTGCCCTTGGTGGTCTCACCCCCATGCCGGTTCGCAGTGCGCTCACGCACTTCGCCAGTGACTTCCCGCTCGCGGCCGAGGCGCTTCCCCGATGA
- a CDS encoding P1 family peptidase: MRALLLVALLPAVLVAQEPARPRARDLGIAPGIFRPGPLNGITDVAGVLVGQTTVQEGDSVRTGVTAILPHGGDLFRDRVPAGLHVGNGFGKMLGVTQLRELGELETPILLTCTLCVWQAADAMVAWQLARPGMASVRSINPVVAETNDGGLNAIRSRPIRPSHVVSALEGASAGAVAEGSVGAGTGTVAFGWKGGIGTSSRKLPASLGGFTVGVLVQTNFGGVLQILGAPVGKALGRYSYRTQTISERGDGSIIIVVATDAPLSERQLERLAARAMFGLARTGSDASNGSGDYAIAFSTAAEVRRRPTESAPRSLRALQDDAVSPLFEAVIEATEEAIYNSLLRATSVTSKGRTIDAIPIDSVRAILTRFRAAER; the protein is encoded by the coding sequence ATGAGGGCCCTGCTCCTGGTGGCGCTGCTCCCCGCGGTGCTCGTGGCGCAGGAGCCCGCGCGGCCGAGGGCCAGAGATCTGGGCATTGCCCCGGGGATCTTTCGACCCGGTCCGCTGAACGGGATCACCGACGTGGCCGGCGTGCTCGTCGGGCAGACCACGGTGCAGGAGGGTGATTCAGTCCGCACCGGCGTGACGGCGATTCTTCCGCATGGTGGCGATCTCTTCCGTGATCGCGTCCCCGCAGGGCTTCATGTTGGCAACGGCTTCGGCAAGATGCTGGGCGTGACCCAGCTGCGCGAACTTGGCGAACTGGAAACCCCCATCCTCCTCACCTGCACGCTCTGTGTCTGGCAGGCTGCCGACGCGATGGTGGCGTGGCAGCTCGCGCGGCCCGGGATGGCCTCGGTGCGCTCGATCAATCCGGTGGTGGCCGAGACCAATGATGGCGGCCTCAATGCGATCCGCAGTCGACCGATTCGTCCCTCCCATGTGGTGTCGGCGCTCGAGGGCGCCTCGGCCGGTGCGGTTGCCGAGGGCAGCGTCGGTGCGGGGACCGGGACGGTCGCCTTCGGCTGGAAGGGCGGCATCGGGACCTCGTCGCGCAAGCTGCCGGCGTCGCTCGGCGGCTTCACGGTCGGCGTGCTGGTGCAGACCAACTTCGGTGGCGTGTTGCAGATCCTTGGCGCGCCAGTCGGCAAGGCGCTCGGGCGCTATTCCTATCGGACGCAGACCATCTCCGAGCGCGGCGATGGCTCGATCATCATCGTGGTCGCGACCGACGCGCCGCTCTCGGAACGGCAGTTGGAGCGACTCGCGGCGCGGGCAATGTTCGGGCTGGCACGGACCGGCTCCGATGCCTCGAACGGCTCCGGTGACTACGCCATCGCCTTCTCGACCGCTGCCGAGGTGCGCCGTCGCCCCACCGAGTCGGCACCGCGGAGCCTGCGCGCCCTGCAGGATGATGCCGTCTCTCCGCTCTTCGAGGCGGTGATCGAGGCGACCGAAGAGGCGATCTACAATTCGCTGCTCCGCGCCACGTCGGTCACGTCGAAGGGGCGCACCATCGACGCGATTCCGATCGATTCCGTGCGAGCCATTCTGACGCGCTTCCGCGCGGCGGAGCGATGA
- a CDS encoding M20/M25/M40 family metallo-hydrolase produces MRRMMLAVLLLLSATSLSAQAKASRADRVNVERILRTLAHDSMEGRGTATPGEERAARFIASEMKKIGLKPMGDDGFFQRVPMAMLAANRPGGVRPPTGCQAGTFKVNGDSVATPLWKCVGAAAPAPGAPAPAAGTPPTQVTTYRVPTNPAAAVPRLTMLPSMAVWDTMPAATRRTGRNVVGVIPGSDPKLKNEVILVMAHFDHLGVRGPGVNGDSIYNGADDDASGTTAVLEIARALKQGKAPKRTVVFATMTGEEMGLLGTRYFIANPPFPLKTMVAGFEIEMIGRPDSLAGGPGKAWLTGYERSTMGDMLKANGIAIVPDPRPSQNFFRRSDNYAFAEMGIVAHTLSTFNLHTDYHRPSDDADKFDFDHMTAVIKAGAQAVRHLADGATPAWHEGGKPAAPAPRPPAP; encoded by the coding sequence ATGCGACGTATGATGTTGGCGGTGCTACTACTTCTTTCGGCGACCTCGCTCTCCGCGCAAGCGAAGGCAAGTCGCGCGGATCGGGTCAACGTCGAGCGCATCCTGCGCACGTTGGCGCACGACTCGATGGAAGGGCGCGGGACCGCGACGCCGGGGGAGGAACGTGCTGCCCGCTTCATTGCCTCGGAGATGAAGAAGATCGGCCTCAAGCCGATGGGCGATGACGGCTTCTTCCAGCGGGTGCCGATGGCGATGCTGGCCGCGAACCGCCCGGGTGGCGTCCGTCCGCCGACTGGCTGCCAGGCCGGGACGTTCAAGGTGAATGGCGATTCGGTCGCGACTCCGCTCTGGAAGTGCGTCGGCGCCGCGGCGCCTGCGCCCGGTGCGCCGGCACCTGCGGCGGGCACGCCCCCGACCCAGGTGACGACCTATCGCGTGCCGACCAATCCCGCTGCCGCGGTGCCGCGCCTGACCATGCTGCCCTCGATGGCGGTGTGGGACACGATGCCGGCCGCGACGCGGCGCACGGGGCGCAACGTCGTCGGGGTGATCCCGGGCAGCGATCCGAAGCTCAAGAACGAAGTGATCCTGGTGATGGCGCACTTCGACCACCTCGGTGTTCGCGGCCCCGGCGTCAATGGAGACTCGATCTACAATGGCGCGGATGATGACGCGTCGGGCACCACCGCCGTCCTCGAGATCGCCCGCGCCCTGAAGCAGGGGAAGGCGCCGAAGCGGACCGTCGTCTTCGCGACCATGACCGGCGAGGAGATGGGGCTGCTCGGGACCCGGTATTTCATCGCCAATCCGCCGTTCCCGCTGAAGACGATGGTGGCGGGATTCGAGATCGAGATGATCGGTCGCCCCGACTCGCTCGCGGGTGGGCCAGGGAAGGCGTGGCTCACCGGCTACGAGCGCTCGACGATGGGTGACATGCTCAAGGCGAACGGGATCGCGATCGTGCCGGACCCGCGGCCGAGCCAGAATTTCTTCCGGAGAAGCGACAACTACGCCTTTGCGGAAATGGGGATCGTCGCGCACACGCTCTCGACGTTCAATCTCCACACCGACTATCACCGGCCGTCGGACGACGCGGACAAGTTCGACTTTGACCACATGACCGCGGTCATCAAGGCCGGCGCGCAGGCGGTGCGGCATCTCGCCGATGGGGCGACGCCGGCGTGGCATGAGGGTGGCAAGCCGGCGGCGCCGGCGCCACGCCCGCCCGCGCCGTGA
- a CDS encoding phosphodiester glycosidase family protein → MHAGTLRLALTLLALPLGPRAASPGITWAAARDGIERTEFAMAERGVLQAVQVIALRIDPARIHLDLMARTRYAGLRGAWTVDSMPAEAVLALNAGQFREGTPWGWLVQDGVERQAPGTGSVAMAVVFDAGAVRLLTPEEIPAARGTVRAAIQSYPMLLVEGVMPPPLRAPGRGVDLEHRDTRLAIGTDAEGRVLLVLTRFRGAGSAGATLPFGPTIPELATLMRRLGATRAVGLDGGLSSQLALRESSTTLRQWSNWRMVPLGIVGVEVNGER, encoded by the coding sequence ATGCACGCCGGCACGCTGCGCCTCGCCCTCACCCTGCTCGCGCTGCCGCTCGGCCCGCGCGCGGCGTCGCCCGGCATCACCTGGGCCGCCGCACGTGACGGCATCGAGCGCACCGAGTTCGCAATGGCGGAACGCGGCGTGTTGCAGGCGGTGCAGGTGATCGCGTTGCGGATCGACCCCGCGCGCATCCACCTCGACCTGATGGCACGCACGCGTTACGCCGGATTGCGTGGCGCCTGGACGGTCGACTCGATGCCGGCCGAGGCGGTCCTCGCCCTCAACGCGGGGCAATTCCGCGAGGGGACACCGTGGGGATGGCTGGTGCAGGATGGTGTAGAGCGGCAGGCGCCGGGTACCGGCAGCGTGGCGATGGCGGTGGTGTTCGATGCGGGCGCCGTGCGGTTGCTCACGCCCGAGGAGATCCCGGCGGCGCGCGGCACCGTGCGCGCCGCGATTCAATCGTACCCGATGCTGCTGGTCGAGGGCGTAATGCCGCCACCGCTGCGCGCCCCGGGGCGCGGCGTCGACCTGGAGCATCGCGACACGCGGCTCGCCATCGGCACCGACGCCGAGGGGCGCGTTCTACTGGTGTTGACGCGGTTCCGTGGCGCGGGCTCCGCCGGCGCCACCCTCCCCTTCGGCCCGACCATCCCGGAGTTGGCCACCCTCATGCGCCGCCTCGGGGCCACTCGCGCCGTCGGCCTCGACGGTGGCCTCTCCAGCCAGCTCGCGCTCCGCGAGAGCAGCACGACGCTGCGCCAGTGGAGCAACTGGCGGATGGTGCCATTGGGGATTGTGGGGGTTGAGGTGAACGGTGAACGGTGA
- a CDS encoding formate dehydrogenase subunit gamma, with product MDDRSGSPRDAGRDLEIVRDLLVQVTPAPGALLPLLHEVQGCLGYIPKDAIRLIAHALNLSRAEVQGVVSFYHDFHEEPTADHVVQLCMAEACQAVGCRALADHAKSQCGVEFHDATPDGRLQLEPAYCFGNCAAGPTIRVDDRVYGRVTAARFDALTAVLRAEAIS from the coding sequence ATGGACGACCGCAGTGGAAGCCCGCGGGATGCCGGACGCGACCTCGAGATCGTGCGTGACCTGCTCGTCCAGGTGACGCCCGCACCCGGTGCCCTGCTCCCGCTTCTGCACGAGGTGCAAGGGTGCCTCGGCTACATCCCCAAGGATGCCATCCGCCTGATTGCGCACGCGCTCAATCTGTCGCGTGCCGAGGTGCAGGGCGTGGTCTCGTTCTATCATGACTTCCATGAGGAGCCGACCGCGGACCACGTGGTCCAGCTCTGCATGGCCGAGGCCTGTCAGGCGGTGGGATGCCGAGCGCTGGCGGACCATGCGAAGTCGCAGTGCGGTGTCGAATTTCATGACGCGACCCCTGATGGCCGGCTCCAGTTGGAGCCGGCCTATTGTTTTGGAAACTGTGCGGCCGGTCCGACCATCCGTGTCGATGACCGGGTGTATGGTCGGGTCACGGCGGCGCGATTCGATGCGCTGACCGCCGTCCTCCGGGCGGAGGCCATCTCGTGA
- a CDS encoding sulfite exporter TauE/SafE family protein produces the protein MAALLLALAALAYSAVGHAGASGYLAVMALMGTPAATMRPTALLLNLVVATIGTIQFTRAGHFRWSLFWPFAITSIPMALIGGRLTLPESVYGLIVGGVLLLSALRLVVTRAAPDQVTSPPRPWIAMLAGAVLGLLSGLTGVGGGIFLSPLLLFCGWADMRTTAATSVAFILVNSAAGLLGQLPLGDVLPAALPLWIVAVVVGGGIGATLGSRKLPMPVLRVVLALVLVVAGGKMLAGVLGR, from the coding sequence ATTGCTGCGCTCCTCCTTGCCCTGGCCGCGCTGGCCTACAGCGCGGTGGGGCATGCGGGCGCATCGGGATACCTCGCCGTCATGGCGCTGATGGGGACGCCGGCCGCAACGATGCGGCCGACGGCCCTGCTCCTCAACCTCGTCGTCGCCACGATCGGGACGATCCAGTTCACCCGCGCCGGCCACTTCCGCTGGTCGCTATTCTGGCCCTTCGCCATCACCTCAATTCCGATGGCCCTGATCGGTGGCCGATTGACGCTGCCCGAATCGGTGTATGGCCTGATCGTCGGTGGCGTGTTGCTGCTTTCGGCGCTTCGACTCGTGGTGACGCGCGCGGCCCCCGACCAGGTCACCTCGCCACCGCGGCCGTGGATCGCCATGCTCGCCGGCGCCGTGCTGGGGTTGCTCTCGGGCCTTACGGGCGTCGGCGGCGGGATCTTCCTGTCACCGCTGCTGCTCTTCTGTGGTTGGGCAGACATGCGGACGACCGCGGCCACTTCGGTCGCCTTCATCCTGGTCAACTCGGCGGCCGGATTGCTGGGGCAGTTGCCGCTCGGCGACGTGCTGCCAGCCGCGCTGCCGCTCTGGATCGTCGCGGTGGTGGTTGGAGGCGGGATCGGCGCCACGCTCGGCAGTCGAAAGCTGCCGATGCCGGTGCTGCGAGTCGTGCTCGCGCTCGTCCTGGTGGTCGCTGGGGGCAAGATGCTGGCAGGGGTCCTCGGCCGATGA
- a CDS encoding RidA family protein, translated as MQPVATSGAPTPAGHYAQGMVHGGVVYVSGQLPIDPASGAVVEGDTTVQAERTLQNVAAVLEAAGSGLDRVLMLTIFVTSREDWPAVNAVCARMFGAHRPARAIVGGADLKPGCRIEITAVGMISAR; from the coding sequence ATGCAGCCGGTGGCGACCAGCGGCGCGCCGACTCCGGCCGGGCACTATGCGCAGGGCATGGTGCATGGTGGCGTGGTGTATGTCTCGGGACAGCTGCCGATCGATCCCGCGTCCGGTGCGGTGGTCGAGGGCGACACGACGGTGCAGGCGGAGCGGACGCTGCAGAATGTCGCCGCCGTGCTGGAGGCGGCGGGCAGCGGGCTGGACCGCGTGCTCATGCTGACGATCTTCGTCACCTCGCGCGAGGACTGGCCGGCCGTGAACGCGGTGTGCGCGAGGATGTTCGGTGCGCATCGTCCAGCTCGCGCGATCGTCGGTGGGGCGGATTTGAAGCCGGGGTGTCGGATCGAGATCACCGCCGTCGGGATGATCAGTGCACGATGA
- a CDS encoding DASS family sodium-coupled anion symporter — MSTSPLVGMLSPAEERFEAWRGRVGFVLAPAAALGIALLELPSLTPEAHRLASVMVAVVVLWITESLPMPVTALLGASACVILGVAPAKVVFAPFADPLMFLFIGSFILSQGIFHHGLDRRVAFTVLSRPWVGASPSRLLLSFGLITAVISGWISNTATTAMMFGIGMSILRVLYLRQQSGELALDPRWASGLMLMTSFAASIGGLMTPVGTPPNVIGLGFIRSELGVQIPFFSWMLLGVPTVAILFVVLFFTLRALSPAGVAVLPGGASVARDGLAGLGAWRRGERSVLWAFLVTVVLWITPGVLAVVLGERAPLTLAVQTALPEGVAALLGATLLFLLPGEPGQRALTWPEAAKIDWGVVLLYGGGFALGTLAFQSGLAEAVGRGVTGWIPNSGELGLLVMGTIVATLLSETTSNTAAANMVVPVIIAIATASGVDPLLPALGATMGSSLGFMLPVSTPCNAIVYGSGMIPLSRMMRAGLILDLVGIVVVIGVVSLLGPLLR, encoded by the coding sequence ATGTCCACCTCCCCCCTCGTCGGGATGCTCTCGCCTGCGGAGGAGCGTTTCGAGGCGTGGCGGGGGCGGGTTGGATTCGTGTTGGCCCCGGCGGCGGCCCTCGGGATCGCCCTCCTTGAGCTGCCCTCGCTGACCCCGGAGGCGCATCGGCTTGCCTCGGTGATGGTCGCGGTCGTGGTGCTCTGGATCACCGAGTCGCTGCCGATGCCGGTGACGGCGTTGCTCGGCGCGTCCGCCTGCGTCATCCTCGGGGTGGCGCCGGCGAAGGTGGTGTTCGCCCCGTTTGCCGACCCGCTGATGTTCCTCTTCATCGGGTCGTTCATTCTCTCGCAGGGGATCTTCCATCACGGGCTCGATCGGCGCGTGGCGTTCACGGTGCTCTCGCGCCCCTGGGTCGGCGCGAGTCCGTCGCGCCTCCTGCTCTCGTTCGGCCTGATCACCGCGGTCATTTCGGGATGGATCTCGAACACCGCCACCACGGCGATGATGTTCGGCATCGGGATGTCGATCCTGCGCGTGCTCTACCTGCGGCAGCAATCCGGCGAACTCGCGCTCGATCCGCGCTGGGCCAGCGGCCTGATGTTGATGACCTCGTTCGCCGCGTCGATCGGCGGTCTGATGACGCCCGTCGGCACGCCACCGAACGTGATCGGGCTCGGCTTCATCCGCAGTGAATTGGGCGTGCAGATCCCGTTCTTCTCGTGGATGCTGCTTGGCGTGCCGACGGTGGCGATCCTCTTCGTGGTGCTGTTCTTCACGCTTCGCGCACTCTCGCCGGCCGGGGTGGCCGTCCTGCCCGGTGGCGCGAGCGTCGCGCGGGACGGACTCGCGGGACTCGGCGCGTGGCGTCGCGGCGAACGCTCCGTGCTCTGGGCCTTCCTCGTCACGGTGGTGCTCTGGATCACCCCTGGCGTCCTCGCCGTGGTGCTGGGAGAACGCGCACCGCTGACGCTCGCGGTGCAGACCGCGCTCCCCGAGGGGGTGGCCGCGCTGCTCGGCGCCACGCTGCTCTTCCTCCTCCCGGGCGAGCCGGGGCAGCGGGCACTCACCTGGCCCGAAGCAGCCAAGATCGACTGGGGTGTCGTGCTGCTGTACGGCGGTGGCTTCGCGCTGGGCACGCTCGCGTTCCAGTCGGGGCTCGCCGAGGCGGTCGGGCGCGGGGTCACCGGCTGGATCCCCAATTCGGGGGAATTGGGACTGCTGGTGATGGGGACGATCGTGGCGACGCTGCTCTCGGAGACGACCTCGAACACCGCCGCCGCGAACATGGTCGTGCCGGTCATCATCGCGATCGCGACGGCATCCGGCGTCGACCCGCTGCTCCCCGCACTCGGGGCGACGATGGGCTCGTCCCTCGGCTTCATGCTGCCAGTCTCGACCCCCTGCAACGCCATCGTGTACGGCAGCGGGATGATCCCCCTCTCGCGGATGATGCGGGCAGGGCTCATCCTCGATCTGGTCGGGATCGTGGTCGTGATCGGGGTGGTCTCGCTGCTTGGTCCGCTCCTCCGATAG